The genome window GGGTGGATTGGTCGCCCAATGCCGGCAAACGCCAGGGCGCATTCTCGACGCGCGTGCCCGGCGACACGCATCCCTTCATTTTGATGAGCTACACCGATGACGTGGGCAGCATGAGCACGCTCTCGCACGAACTCGGTCACTCGATGCATGCCTATTATTCCAGCCGCGCCCAGCCGATGATCTACTACACCTACCCCTCCATCATCGCCGAGACCGCCTCGAACTTCCACCAGGCCATGACGCGCGCCCATCTGCTCAGGTCCAACCCCGACAAAGCCTTCCAGACCTCCCTGCTCGAAGAGGCAATGGACAACTTCCACCGCTACTTCTTCATCATGCCCACCCTCGCGCGCTTCGAACTGGAAACGCACCAGCGCGTCGAAAAGGGAGGGCCGCTCACCGCCGACGCGATGATCGAGTTGATGGCCGACCTGTTCAGCGAAGGCTACGGCGGCGAAATGAATGTGGACCGTCAGCGGGTCGGCATCACCTGGGCGACCTTCACCACGCACCTTTACATCGACTATTACACGTTCCAATACGCCATCGGCATCTCCGCCGCGAACGCCATCGCCAGGCGCATCCTCGACGGCGTTCCCAATGCCGCGCAGGATCACATCGAATTCCTGAAGGCGGGTTCATCCAAACCGCCGCTGGACGTGTACAAGGTCGCCGGCGTGGATATGACCAGCACCCAGCCCATCGAAGACGCCTTCTCCGTGCTGGAGGAATACGTGGATCGTCTGGGTGTGCTGACAGGCAAATAAGTGCAAAAACTCCGAGGCCTGCAAAACCACGGAGTTTTTTACCCTTGACAAATAGATGTTTGTCTATATAATAACCCATAGAGAGTCATCGATATGAAATTCGACCCCGTCCTGTTCGCCAAAGCCATCTCCGACGAAACCCGTCAGAAGATCATGAACATCTGCTGCTGCAGTTCGCTCCCGGTCAACGAGATCGTCGAGCAGTTGGATGTCTCCCAACCCACGGTTTCGCATCACCTCGCCATTCTGCGCGAGGCGGGGCTGGTCACCGTGCGCGAAGACGGCAAGCAGACCTTCTACAGCCTCAACCAGGAACGGGTCGCCTATTGCTGCGGACAGCTCATGATCAAGTTCGCGCCCGAATCCGTTTCAACTGAAAACCTGTTGAAAACCATCCAGGCCTGAGCGGGATATGTCTTCAGCTGGGATGTATCCCGTTTTTTTGGCAACATCTATAGACAAGCGTCTATTTGAAAGGAGGTGAAAGCCATGAACGAACTACTGGTCGTTAACGATGACTGTTGTGGAGGCGGATGCGAGAGCTCCGATTGCTGCGGCGGTTACAGCGGTTGCTGCTAGTTTTAAGTGAGAAATCTGTTCATCCTGTTCATCGCAGGGTGAACAGATTGAATTTATTGGTGAATCTTTTTACCATTTGCACCATGAAACAACAAGATTGCCCGCAATGACATGCCAAAAGGAGAAACAAATGACCCAATCCCCCATCCACGAGACGGTCCGCGAGCATTACGCCGAGCGGATCAAGAACTCCGCCTCCTGTTGCGGACCGAGTGACTGCTGCTCAACCGAAAGCAAACTCTACCCTGCAGATCTGCTCACCACCCTCCCAAGCGACGTATCCGGCACCAGCTACGGCTGCGGCGACCCGATCACGCTCGCCTCACTGACACCCGGTCAAACCGTGCTCGACCTCGGTTCGGGCGCAGGACTCGATTGTCTGCTGGCCGCCCAAAAAGTCGGTCCCACTGGACGCGTGATCGGCGTGGATATGACCCCCGAGATGATCGAACGCGCCCAAAAGAACGCGCAGCGCGTCGACGCGGCCAACGTCGAATTCCGTCAGGGCTATCTCGAAGACCTGCCCGTTGAAAGTAATACCGTGGATGTCATCATCTCGAACTGTGTCATCAACCTCTCGCCCGATAAGGAAAAGGTGTTCAGCGAAGCCTTCCGCGTGCTGGCGCCCGGCGGCAAGCTGGCAGTCTCCGATATCGTCACCGAGGGTCCACTCCCTGAATCCATCAAGCAAAGTTTGAGCGCATGGGCTGGATGTGTGGCGGGAGCAGTCGAAGCGGAGGAGTACATCCGTATGATGGGGTCCGTTGGCTTTACGAATATTTCCATCACGCCGGTCTTCTTCGACAAGGAAACCGTGGACAGCGCGCTGGATGACATGAAACTGGATGTGAAGGAGTATCCGAGGGAAGCCGTTTACAAAACGGTGTACAGCGCGAAGATCACCGCCCATAAACCTGCGTAAAAACGTCATGCAAAATCAAAACAGGACGGTGCCCGTCCTGTTTTGATTTTAATTATTTGTGATTTCCATCACATTGACAGTGCAATCGTTTGGGGGTAAAAACAAACCGACCAGTCGGTTTTATTTGACATCACCCCCCACCCCTCTCCTGTAGGAGAGGAGAGTTGAGAAGAACATGCAGCATCGCAGTGAAGAGACCCGCTCCCGGATCATCGAGTCGGCCATCAAATTATTTTCCACGTACGGGTTCAATGCCGCGAGCGTGGATGATATTTGCGCCGAGGCGGGCATCAGCAAGGGCGCGTTCTATCATCATTTCGAAAGCAAGCAGGCGCTCTTCCTCGCCCTGCTCGATGGCTGGCTGAAAACCATTGACAATGCCATTGAAGCCTCGAAAGACAAGACCGTCCCCGAAACCTTTACGCAGATCACCGAGGCATTCCCATACATCTTCGCCACCGCTGGCGAAGGCCTGCCGATGTTCCTCGAGTTCTGGCTGCAAGCCAGCCGCGATGAAAAGATCTGGCAGGCAAGCATCGTCCCCTACCGCCGCTATCACAAGCACTTCACCTCCCTCATCAAAAAGGGCGTGGACGAGGGCTCGTTCGTGGAGGTCGATCCGGAATTGACCGCGCGCATGATCGTCTCGATGGCGATGGGGCTGCTGCTGCAAAGCCTGCTCGACCCCAAAGGCGCAGCATGGGATAAGACGGCGCGCGAGATCACGACCATGATGATGGATACACTCCTTCGGAAAAGCGAGGCCTAGGAAATGTGGCTGGTCACCGGCGCAAGCGGGCATGTGGGGAATGTCCTTGTGCGAACACTTTTGGAACGCGGGGAAACGGTTCGGGCGCTGGTCCTGCCGGGCGAAAGCCGCGCATCCATTTCGGGATTAAGCGTCGAGGCGGTGGAGGGGGATGTGCTGGACCTCGATTCGCTGTTCACGTCCATGCGCGGCGTGAAGGGCGTCTTCCATCTGGCCGGCGTTATTTCGATCATGCCGGGTCCTAATCCGATGGTGCGCAAGGTCAACGTGGAGGGGACGAGAAATGTCCTGCGCGCGGCGCTGGAACGCGGGATCAAAATGATCTACACCTCCTCCATTCACGCCGTTCAGCGCGTGGAGGACGGTCCGATCGACGAAAACATCCCCTACGACATGAACAACCCCTACGGCGCATATGACCGTTCGAAGGCGGAGGCGACGCTCGAGGTGTTGAACGCGGCTCAGGCCGGACTGGAAGCCGTGGTGACCTGCCCGACCGGCGTGATCGGCCCCTATGATTTTCAGGGATCGATGATGGGCGCGGTCATCCACGACGCGGCGGCGGCGAAACCGACATTGTATGTCGACGGCGCCTACGATTTCGTGGACGTGCGCGATGTGGCGGACGGTTTGATCTCCGCCGCGGAGAACGGCAGGCGCGGCGAGAGCTATATTCTTTCCGGGCAAAAGATATCGGTGCGTTACCTGCTCGAAACCGTCAGGGAGATCACAGGCAAACCCTTCTTCCAGATGAAGATCCCCTTGGACCTGGCGAAGTTCGCGGCCATGTTCACGCCCTTGTATTATCGCCTTGCACACGCAACGCCGCGTTTCACGCCGTATGCCCTGGAGGTGCTGCAAAGCAATTCGAACATCAGCCATGCCAAGGCGGCAAGAGAACTGGGTTATACACCGCGTTCACTGCACGAATCAATAAGAGACACAGTGAAGTGGTTTTTGGAAAAGAAAAAATAAAAGGAGTCCAAACATGAGAATCGTAACAGACTGCGCAGCGGATATGTCCAACGAGGAACTGAAAAAACTGGGAGTGACACAAGCCCCCCTATTCATTCAATTCCCGGAAGGCGAGGTGAACTCGGCGGATATTTCTGCCGATGATTTCTACAACCGTCTTGAAGCCATGCGCCCCGCCATTCCAACAACCGCCCAGCCCTCGGCCGGGATCTTTGCGGAGTTGTACCGCAAACTGGCTAAGACGGAGAAGAACATCCTGTCCATTCACATTTCATCGGGGCTGAGCGGCACGCTCAACTCGGCACAGGACGGCGGGAGTCTGGTTCAGGATGAGGCAAAGGTCAGTTTCTGGGACACCCTCACCCTCTCCGGCGGCGAGCGCTTTCAGGTAATGGCGGCCGCTCTGGGACATAAGGCGGGCTGGACCATGGATAAGATCAAGGAACGCCTGACTGCCATCCGCGAGAAGACCGAGGTGATCTACACGCTCGACACGCTGGAATACCTGGCGCGCGGCGGGCGCATCGGGCGCGTACAGGCCATGGCGGGCGCGCTGTTGAATCTCAAACCCGTCATCCGCGTGGATACGGACGGCAAGTACAGCACCGTGGCAAAGGGACGCTCCATCGGCAAGGCCATGACCATCCTTACGGAGTATCTGCATGATAAGTATGGAAATACTCCGTTATGGACAACCGTTTTGCACGGGCGTTTCGCCGAAAAAGCGGAGGAGCTCTCGCAGGAATTTCGATCCAAACTCAACGTGGCAAAAATGGAAGTACAGCGCATCTCGCCTGTGCTGGGCGTGCACACAGGGCCGGGCATCGTCGGCGCAGCGGTCCTGCCGATGGCCTTGATGGAAGATCTGGTCTAAAACGAGCAGGTCACGCTTGAGGCGTGACCTGCATTTTTAAGCGGCAAACCTGCCCGCGTTCTCAATCCGCTCCCCCAGCGGCGGATGGGAATGGAACATGAAGACCACCCACTTCTCTGGATCGACCTCCCCGAGGTTTTGATTTGCCAGCCGCGTAAACGCGGAAGCGAACGCTTCATTCTTACCTGTCGCCTGTAACGCGTATTCGTCAGCCTTTCTCTCCCTCCAACGGGATACGGCGTTATCCAGCGGCTGGGTGATGAGACCATAGATACTCAAGATCAACGCAAGGGCTGGGAAGGCGGCGATGTCAGCGGGACCGCTGAAGCCGAAATATCCCACCGCCCAATTCAACGCCACGGATGCGAGATACAGACCCAGTGTGGTGCTGACCGTTCCGAAGGCAATGAACAGCGGGATATCGCGGTTGACGTGATGTCCGAGTTCGTGTGCCAGCACCGTCTCGATCTCATCCGCGTTGAACTCGTTGATAAGCGTATCACCCAGCACGATGCGGCGGGTGTTGCCGATGCCGGTCAACGCGGCATTGGCGGATTTCGTCCGCCTGGACATGTCGAACTTGAACACGCCTTTGACCCTGGTGTTCGCACGTTCTGCAAGCGCAAGCAGGCGGTCTTCCAGATCCTTGTGTTCTTCGCCAAGAGGAACGTACTTGTTGAACAAAGGCATGATCAGGATGGGCGCGAGGTTCGAAAGCAGCACGCTGAAGACCAGCATCCCGCCTGCCGCCCACAGCCACCATAGTCCGCCCGTGGCCCGCAGGGCAAGATAGAGCAATTCGAGCAGGAGAAGTCCCAGCGGCGCGCCGATGGCAAGCCCCTTGAGGCGGTCCACGATCCAATCCTTGAGCGACTGGTTGGATTGACCGAAGCGGTGCGGCAGGACAAATCCGCTGTAGTAGCCGAGCGGCAGGGTGACGAAGGAGAATATCCCGCCGAAGACAATGACAAAGATCGCGACCAGCAGCCAGTCGTCGGCGGCGAATGAGGCGATCCATTCGCGCAGGGCGATGCTCCAGCCGAAGAGAATCCATGCAAGCAGGAAGATCGCGCTGAGGACGGTATCCGCCAGCCACAATCTGCGGCGGATGCGGGCATATTGTTTGGCTTGTGTCTGACGTTCGGGGTCGAGGGTGGTTTGCATGGAAAAATTATAGCATCTGGATTTATAATGTGTTCGTGAAATAATACACGTAATGGATATAAGATGAAATTTACTAAACGCCCCTATCGCAACGAGGAAGATTACTGGCGAACCCGTCAGTTCCTGCGTGACGTGATGCTCGCGAATAAGCTGCGCCAATATAGTTGGCACATCGCCCGCCTTGACTATTGGTGGTGGTTCGCCAACCCAGACCTTGAAAAGTTCGAGCTCGCCCAAGTCATGTTCTTTTGGGAAAATGAAACAGGTGATATTGCCGCCGTTCTACACCCGGAAGGCAAAGGGCAGGCCTATCTGCAAATCCACCCAAAATATCGCACGCCTGAACTCGAAGAGGAAATGATCGTCACGGCGGAAAAGCATCTCAAGCATCCCAACCGGGAAGGCAGGCAAAGAATTCAAATCTTCGCCGACTCAAAAGACATGCTGCGTCATGACATTCTAAGAAAGCGTGGTTTTCAAAAAGTGGAACGTCCGGAAACGAGTGAGGTCATCCATTTCTTTTCACTCGACAACAAAATTCCCGAGGTCAAAGCACCTGAAGGCTGCACCATCCGCTCCCTTGGTCAGGGATTGGAGTTGCTCGAACGCTGTTACGCTTCGGGGCTTGGCTTCCACAATGACGACATCCACACCGCCCGCGAAAATCGCGACGACCCAGGCTGGTATCACCACATCCAAAGCGCGCCGCTTTACCGCCGCGACCTCGACATCGTCGCCGTTACCAGCGATGGTGCCATCGCCGCCTTCTGCACGGTTTGGTTCGACGATGTCACCCGCACCGCGTACTTCGAGCCTGTTGCCACCGTCCCCGCCCACCAACGGCACGGCCTTGGCAAAGCTGTCCTCACCGAAGGGCTGCACCGTCTCAAAAGGATGGGCGCAAAATTAGCCACTGTCGGCGGTTATTCAGATGCGGCAAATGGATTGTATTTCTCCGTCTTCGGGAAGGAGCATGATATTCTTCAACCGTGGGAAAAAGTGGACAGATAAAAAAAGATGAGAGTCACTTTTGAAGTGACTCTCATCGCGCCTCTTTCTCCGCTCGAAGTTGATCCTGTTTAAGCAGCCTTCGCCTGCTCTCCCGCCAACAGCACAAGCACTTCCTCCGATTTCATCACCTGACCATACGATTTCAACGCCGCTACAAACGCCTTGTGGACATGCTCCGCAGGGATGGTTGTGCCATCATATTCCAGGTCACGGGTGGCACAGGCATCTTCGGCGATGATGACTTTGAAGCCAAAATCGGCGGCGGCGCGGGCGGTGGCGTCCACACACATGTGGGTCATCATGCCTGTGATAACGACGCGCTCCACTCCCCAACCCTTGAGCAACTCCAACAAGTTCGTTTCGCGGAAGGAGTTGGGATAATGCTTGTAGACGATGGGCTCTCCTTCGAAATGAGCGACCAAATCGTGTATGTCGGAGCCTTCATCGCCGCGGATGAAGAACTTCGCGTCGGGCTTGAGTGAGATATGCTGAATGTGGACGTGATGCCCGCCATGCTCACGGAAGCACTGCAGGAGCATGTAGGCATTCTTCGCTGCTTCAAGAGGATTCACAAGCGGGAATTTCCCGCCGGGGAAATAGTCCTTTTGGATGTCAATGACGAGCAAGGCAGTCTTCATCTATTTTCTCCCAAAATCGGCGGGGTTTTCGCCCCACAGATCTGTGTTCCACTTCAATATCTTATCTTCAGGAAGTTCGTTCTCCGCCAGCCAATTCTCCGCGCTGCGGATAAGCGCAAACAGAAGCGCGTTTTTGGATGAATGCTTCAGGCGGGTCTTGCACTCACCGTTATACACCCATGAGATGGCATTCTGCGAATCGGAATAGACCGGGACACGCATGTGATGTTTTGCCTGCCATGTGAGCGCGTGGACGATTGCCAGAAATTCCCCGATGTTATTCGTGCCGTTGGGATAGGGACCCGCGCGGAAGATCTCGTCACCTGTTTCCGTGTTCAGGCCGCGATATTCCAGCTTGCCGGGCGAGCCATTGCACGCCGCATCCACGCAAATGGATGGGAGCAGGGGTTGGATGCTTGCCATCCTCCATTTTCCACTGGAGGACGCCCTGCCCTTGTAGTTGTCGTAGTTCGCAAGGTAGGCGGTTTCCGCTTCGGCTGCGCTCCCAAAGGCCTTGTACTGCGCGCCGACAAATCCCTTCACCTGTTTTTCACACTCCGCCCATGATGTGAAGATGCCTGTTTTGCGTCCCTTCCATACCACATAATATTTCTGCTTTGGCATGCGTCAATTTTACATCAAATCATATTTCCATATTCGCCTCCGTTTTTCCAGCCTGTGATGGTTTTTGTCTTGACAAAAACATGTATTCACGTAAAATACGCAAACTCGATATGAAACGAAACAACCATTGCTTGTGTCTGCGGCGGGGATCGTAACCACCGCCCGGGACATTCATCCGCCAAACCGGCAGTCAACGACTTGGGACAGTGGTGCGCCCCCCGCGCTGAAGTATTCATGCGCAGGATGGTTCGCCGTCCTTTTGTTTTTCGTTGACTGTCTTTTATTTTGAAAATATCCTGTTGCGAAAAGGAAACCTTAGCCATGTCGTACGCACGCCCCGAATACCTTGTTGATACCGAATGGGTCGCTCAGCATCTGGAAGACCCAAACGTCCGCATCATTGAATCGGACGAAGACCCGCTGCTCTACCCAATGGGACACATCCCCGGCGCGGTGCAGGTGGACTGGTTCAGCACGCTCCAGCATCCACTGCGCCGTGATTTCCTGACGAAGGAGCAATTCGAAGAAGTTGCCTCCAGGCTTGGCATCACCAACGACACCACCGTCGTTTTCTATGGTGACAAGTCCAATTGGTTTGCCTGCTACGCGCTCTGGCTCTTCCAATACTACGGGCATCAAAACGTCCGTATTATGAACGGCGGACGCACCAAATGGGAGCAGGAGAAACGCCCGCTCGTGAAGGAAGTGCCCACCTATGCCCGAACAACGTACAGCGCGAAAGAAGCGGACAAGTCGATTCGCGCCTTCCGTGATGACGTCTTCAAACATCTGGAAACGAAACAACCATTGGTGGATGTCCGCTCGCCGAAGGAATATTCGGGCGAGTTGACCCACATGCCAAACTATCCGCAGGAAGGTGCGACACGCGGCGGACATATCCCCGGCGCGGTCAGCATTCCCTGGTCGCAGGCGGTCAACGAAGCGGATGCAACGTTCAAGACACCCGAGGAGCTGCGTGCGCTCTACGCAGGGAAAAATGTCAACGCTGACGGAGATGTGATCGCCTATTGCCGCATCGGCGAACGTTCTTCGTTGACGTGGTTCGTGTTGAAGTATCTGCTGGGATATGAAAAGGTCCGGAACTATGATGGTTCGTGGACCGAGTGGGGCAACCTGGTGGATGCGCCGATCGAAAAATAAAAACCGTTGGGACACAGCGCTGCTGTGTCCCAACCCAAATATAAATTATGACCCTGCCTGCCAAACTTCAAGAGATCGTGGATGACTTCGCGAACATGCCCCGCGAAGAAAAGATCGAAACGCTGATCGGATACGCCGAGTCGTTCCCCGAATTGCCCGAACGGTTCAAGGATGAACGTTCCAAAATGGAACCGATCCCCGAATGCATGACGCCCGTGTATCTATTCGTTGAAAAGCAGGATGACGGCAGCATGCTATTCCACTTTGACATTCCCCCGCAATCTCCCACCGTGCGCGGACTCGCCGCAATCCTTGCCGCGGGACTGAACGGCTGCAAACCTGAAGAAATCATCGCCATCCCCGCAGATTTCTATGCACCGATGAATCTGGAGGAAGCCATCTCCGGTCAGCGGCTAAATGGGTTTCGCGGCGTACTGGCACACATGAAACAGTCGGCAGTGAATGCAATGAGCGGATAGGACCATAAACGAAGGGAGACAGGGCGCCTGTCTCCCTTTCATTTTCCGCTTACTTCTCCCCTGCCCAGCCCTGTTCTTCCACTGACATAAAAATATCCGTCGCGGAGATCATGCCGATCAACGTGCCATTTTCATCTGTGATCGGCAGGTGGTGGAACTTATGCTCTTGCATGATCTTCGAACATTCCATCAAGGTCCAATCGGCACGTCCGGTGATGATGGGACCGGACATGATCTCGCGTACGGTGGTCTC of Anaerolineales bacterium contains these proteins:
- the arsM gene encoding arsenite methyltransferase gives rise to the protein MTQSPIHETVREHYAERIKNSASCCGPSDCCSTESKLYPADLLTTLPSDVSGTSYGCGDPITLASLTPGQTVLDLGSGAGLDCLLAAQKVGPTGRVIGVDMTPEMIERAQKNAQRVDAANVEFRQGYLEDLPVESNTVDVIISNCVINLSPDKEKVFSEAFRVLAPGGKLAVSDIVTEGPLPESIKQSLSAWAGCVAGAVEAEEYIRMMGSVGFTNISITPVFFDKETVDSALDDMKLDVKEYPREAVYKTVYSAKITAHKPA
- a CDS encoding TetR/AcrR family transcriptional regulator, yielding MQHRSEETRSRIIESAIKLFSTYGFNAASVDDICAEAGISKGAFYHHFESKQALFLALLDGWLKTIDNAIEASKDKTVPETFTQITEAFPYIFATAGEGLPMFLEFWLQASRDEKIWQASIVPYRRYHKHFTSLIKKGVDEGSFVEVDPELTARMIVSMAMGLLLQSLLDPKGAAWDKTAREITTMMMDTLLRKSEA
- a CDS encoding CBS domain-containing protein; the encoded protein is MPHLVRDWMSSPIVVVDPDSSVSYAATLMRRRKINSVIVTISVQKREYGIVTTTDIRDKIVAVERNPAETTVREIMSGPIITGRADWTLMECSKIMQEHKFHHLPITDENGTLIGMISATDIFMSVEEQGWAGEK
- a CDS encoding DegV family protein, whose amino-acid sequence is MRIVTDCAADMSNEELKKLGVTQAPLFIQFPEGEVNSADISADDFYNRLEAMRPAIPTTAQPSAGIFAELYRKLAKTEKNILSIHISSGLSGTLNSAQDGGSLVQDEAKVSFWDTLTLSGGERFQVMAAALGHKAGWTMDKIKERLTAIREKTEVIYTLDTLEYLARGGRIGRVQAMAGALLNLKPVIRVDTDGKYSTVAKGRSIGKAMTILTEYLHDKYGNTPLWTTVLHGRFAEKAEELSQEFRSKLNVAKMEVQRISPVLGVHTGPGIVGAAVLPMALMEDLV
- a CDS encoding SufE family protein: MTLPAKLQEIVDDFANMPREEKIETLIGYAESFPELPERFKDERSKMEPIPECMTPVYLFVEKQDDGSMLFHFDIPPQSPTVRGLAAILAAGLNGCKPEEIIAIPADFYAPMNLEEAISGQRLNGFRGVLAHMKQSAVNAMSG
- a CDS encoding cysteine hydrolase family protein is translated as MKTALLVIDIQKDYFPGGKFPLVNPLEAAKNAYMLLQCFREHGGHHVHIQHISLKPDAKFFIRGDEGSDIHDLVAHFEGEPIVYKHYPNSFRETNLLELLKGWGVERVVITGMMTHMCVDATARAAADFGFKVIIAEDACATRDLEYDGTTIPAEHVHKAFVAALKSYGQVMKSEEVLVLLAGEQAKAA
- a CDS encoding GNAT family N-acetyltransferase, which produces MKFTKRPYRNEEDYWRTRQFLRDVMLANKLRQYSWHIARLDYWWWFANPDLEKFELAQVMFFWENETGDIAAVLHPEGKGQAYLQIHPKYRTPELEEEMIVTAEKHLKHPNREGRQRIQIFADSKDMLRHDILRKRGFQKVERPETSEVIHFFSLDNKIPEVKAPEGCTIRSLGQGLELLERCYASGLGFHNDDIHTARENRDDPGWYHHIQSAPLYRRDLDIVAVTSDGAIAAFCTVWFDDVTRTAYFEPVATVPAHQRHGLGKAVLTEGLHRLKRMGAKLATVGGYSDAANGLYFSVFGKEHDILQPWEKVDR
- a CDS encoding metalloregulator ArsR/SmtB family transcription factor, with amino-acid sequence MKFDPVLFAKAISDETRQKIMNICCCSSLPVNEIVEQLDVSQPTVSHHLAILREAGLVTVREDGKQTFYSLNQERVAYCCGQLMIKFAPESVSTENLLKTIQA
- a CDS encoding ribonuclease H family protein — translated: MPKQKYYVVWKGRKTGIFTSWAECEKQVKGFVGAQYKAFGSAAEAETAYLANYDNYKGRASSSGKWRMASIQPLLPSICVDAACNGSPGKLEYRGLNTETGDEIFRAGPYPNGTNNIGEFLAIVHALTWQAKHHMRVPVYSDSQNAISWVYNGECKTRLKHSSKNALLFALIRSAENWLAENELPEDKILKWNTDLWGENPADFGRK
- a CDS encoding SDR family oxidoreductase, with protein sequence MWLVTGASGHVGNVLVRTLLERGETVRALVLPGESRASISGLSVEAVEGDVLDLDSLFTSMRGVKGVFHLAGVISIMPGPNPMVRKVNVEGTRNVLRAALERGIKMIYTSSIHAVQRVEDGPIDENIPYDMNNPYGAYDRSKAEATLEVLNAAQAGLEAVVTCPTGVIGPYDFQGSMMGAVIHDAAAAKPTLYVDGAYDFVDVRDVADGLISAAENGRRGESYILSGQKISVRYLLETVREITGKPFFQMKIPLDLAKFAAMFTPLYYRLAHATPRFTPYALEVLQSNSNISHAKAARELGYTPRSLHESIRDTVKWFLEKKK
- a CDS encoding M48 family metallopeptidase, whose protein sequence is MQTTLDPERQTQAKQYARIRRRLWLADTVLSAIFLLAWILFGWSIALREWIASFAADDWLLVAIFVIVFGGIFSFVTLPLGYYSGFVLPHRFGQSNQSLKDWIVDRLKGLAIGAPLGLLLLELLYLALRATGGLWWLWAAGGMLVFSVLLSNLAPILIMPLFNKYVPLGEEHKDLEDRLLALAERANTRVKGVFKFDMSRRTKSANAALTGIGNTRRIVLGDTLINEFNADEIETVLAHELGHHVNRDIPLFIAFGTVSTTLGLYLASVALNWAVGYFGFSGPADIAAFPALALILSIYGLITQPLDNAVSRWRERKADEYALQATGKNEAFASAFTRLANQNLGEVDPEKWVVFMFHSHPPLGERIENAGRFAA
- a CDS encoding sulfurtransferase produces the protein MSYARPEYLVDTEWVAQHLEDPNVRIIESDEDPLLYPMGHIPGAVQVDWFSTLQHPLRRDFLTKEQFEEVASRLGITNDTTVVFYGDKSNWFACYALWLFQYYGHQNVRIMNGGRTKWEQEKRPLVKEVPTYARTTYSAKEADKSIRAFRDDVFKHLETKQPLVDVRSPKEYSGELTHMPNYPQEGATRGGHIPGAVSIPWSQAVNEADATFKTPEELRALYAGKNVNADGDVIAYCRIGERSSLTWFVLKYLLGYEKVRNYDGSWTEWGNLVDAPIEK